GCTTCATTAAttggttttattaatatttttaattgacttttatttaatgattttttcacattttattgtttattgttgtaatttttagtcttataaaatgttttctttgtgaagcactttgggctgaatTGTTTACATGAAAGGTATTTTAAAATACTTCATAATAAAACTGATATGCAGAAGTATGagcaacaaaatgtatttaacgtATCAAAagcaaagtatttatttatattattataacttcacgagttcttctctttctggttATGTGTATGTTCATTTTAAACGTGTTTTCTACTCtttttaataacaattaaatTGTTCAAAGTCAAATATTAAGTAGAATAAGAGAAAAAAGTAACTTTTTTATTAGACTTTTTACTTAAGAACAGTTCCTCAGAACTAATTCTCCATCACAAAGACAAAGCAAAAGGAGgaatatattaaaaaagttACTTTCACTTTCTGTGCCGACATGTATCCAGATAACAGAAGCAGATGATGATTCTATTCGACTCTATTTAAATAGTAGAAACAGCCTCCGCCGAGCACTCGGCCTCCAACTggcagaaatattaaatatcagaGTGATGCGAGGGAGTCATGCAGGCCCATTATGCAAATCCAGGCATCACTTGTGGGACGTCCACACTTTGGCACAACAGGAACACAGAGTCTGCCCTAATGGCCCACACTCAGTAAACACAAGCCCTCTCCCATGTGGATTTGAGACAACAAAAGATTAGCACTATTTGCAAATATACAACTGAGTTCAAAGGCACGGCTCTGCGGCCTCGCTTCCCTTCTTTTGTCTGAACGCAGAGCTTTGAATGTGTCGGGCATCAAGACTGTAGCACATTTGTAGACATGAAAATATAAATCCAAACGTCACAACAACAgcaacgttttctttttttacttccGAAAAAAGTTAAAATGTCGATTTTTTGAACGGAGTTTGGTCGAAGAAACAATTTTAAGTTTGATTTTTATAAACtaaaatcaaaaacatatttatgtttattatagttatattgttGGGAGAGGTTCAGTGTGGTGTGGGCCGGGGCGGCGTTTGAACCCGGTCAGAGAGGCGAGATGTGTGCGCACTGACCACGCCCCGCATCCCCATGAGGTCCCTGGGGGCCCTTAAATGATGAGGCCTCGGGATCTAGAAAGCAGTTTCACTCGGGCCTTCTCTCTGTCAGTCATTGAGCCCCCTGCAGCACTACGCCTTGGATTTCTAGATCTATCTACACTGCTTGGAAATATGACTTCTTCCAACACTGACCAGCGCCTGGAGCATCTCCTCAGCGCCGTGGAGAGCGAGTTCCAGAAGGGCAGCGAGAAGGGAGACGCGTCCGAGAGGGATATTAAACTGTCCCTGGATGATGCAGACTTATGGAACAAGTTTAAAGAGTTGACCAACGAGATGATTGTCACCAAAACTGGAAGGTAGGTCAAATAAAGTCCGTGGAGAAGCCGCAGGGGTGGCCTTTTACGCGCTTTTTACGCACGGGGTTTCAGTGTGAGGAGTTTCTTTGTAAAACTCTTCTTAAATGTAAAAGCTGTACAGCgggttttattttgatatcACACAAGCTTGCACACACTCAAGTGCTCTGTCAAAAGCTCGTGAGGCCTTTGAGGCCTTTAGTTTGATAACAATGGCAACAAAAATAAAGTGCGTAAAAACTTAATGCACTCACAAACAAATTCCctgcttgttgtttttccagGAGGATGTTCCCGGTGCTCAGAGCCAGCGTCAGCGGCCTGGACCCCAACGCCATGTACTCCGTGCTGCTGGATTTCGTGGCCGCGGACAACAACCGGTGGAAATACGTGAACGGGGAGTGGGTCCCCGGCGGCAAACCGGAGCCCCAGAGCCCCAGCTGCGTCTACATCCACCCGGACTCCCCCAACTTCGGAGCGCACTGGATGAAAGCTCCTGTCTCCTTCAGCAAAGTCAAACTCTCCAACAAACTGAACGGGGGTGGGCAGGTGAGACACAAAGAATAGGATTCATAATGGAGATATTATTTAATCTGTGCCACATTAGACCTACAGgatgaaaacacaaatactgaCAGATTCATCCAAAGAAGATAtttaatattacaatattattttaaCTTCCCCACTGGAATATAAAACAAACTTTCTCACTGTTGGATTTCTCCAGTATTTTGAAAGGTTGCTGCTGAACCTGCACTGAATCCTTCTGATTCCTCTTCCACAGATCATGTTGAACTCTCTGCACAAATACGAGCCGAGGATACACATCGTGAAGGTCGGTGGCATCCAGAAGATGATCAGCAGCCAGTCTTTCCCCGAAACACAGTTCATCGCAGTCACTGCCTACCAGAATGAAGAGGTGAGATGTGCTCAACATGAAACCTGATGAACTCTCACTTGTCTTGAATGTTGATTGAAATGCAAATGTCTGTCCCCCTCACAGATCACTGCTCTGAAGATAAAGCACAACCCTTTTGCCAAAGCCTTCCTGGACGCCAAAGAAAGGTACAAACCTCCAGTTGTTCCTCAAATAATGAAGTATGTCATGTAGGGAAGAGATGCTCGTTATAATTGTGTTCACAGCGTCGGTGGCCggatataaatatacaaacgtATTCTcttatttaaaatagttttattttactttcttaaaacagttttaaatctttgttttatgtttgtctcACTttgtgctgtttaaataaagtttaataatattgtttttgtttgcaggAGCGACCACAAAGACATCTCCGACCACAGCGCAGACAGCCAACAGTCCGGCTACTCCCAGCGTGAGTTCACGTTCTACATCTCTGTAATAGTTTAATGCTGAATCACAATAATAGTTATGGATTGTTTGTGCAGACAGCTCTGATGTGTTATCTGACTTGTTCACACCCACAGTTGGAGGTTGGTTCCTGCCCGGCCAGAGTCCCATCTGCCCCAGCAGCAGCCCGCCTCAGTTCAGCGGCACAGCGGGCCACTCCTCCGGCTCGTACTGCGAGCGCTACTCCAGCCTGAGGAGCCACAGAGCGGCCCCGTACCAGAGCCACTACCCCCACCGCACCTCCAGCACAAGTAAGGCCCCACTCAGaccatatctatatatattcaatGTATCATGTTAGGGACATAAAGAAGAGAATTTGCTTTAATTTGTGGTCTTCACCTCCTTCACAGACAACTACATGGACAACACTTCAGGGTCTCTGCCCTCTCATGACAGCTGGTCCGCTCTGCAGATCCCAAACTCCACCGGCATGGGCACGCTGTCCCACAGCAGCGGCTCCACGTCTAACTCCAGGTGAGCCTCCCAACCAAACAAACCAGCACACACAGGAAAGGTGTAAAACGGCTGCAGAAAGCTTCGCTCTGTCCCGAGCTGCTTCACGTGGCAACACAACGTAAAGATCTactatttaaagaaatacacagaAGTGATACAAGAGATACACAATGTTAAAGTAAACTAGTGATGACCTAATGATCCACGATGGCGACGTCTTTAAACCCTTTTTGTTCGGCACCAACGTCATAATAAACCCTGTTGTCCTCTCGTCCACAGTCAGTACCCCAGCCTCTGGTCAGTAGCCGGCACCACCCTCACCCCTTCAGGCTCGGCCTCGGGCTCCATACCCGGAGGTCTGACCTCCCAGTTCCTGAGGGGCTCCTCCTACACGGGCCTGACCTCCTCGCTGCCCGTCTCCTCGCCCTCCTCCATGTACGACCCCAGCCTGAGCGATGTCGGCGTCGGGGAAGCCCAGTTCGAGAGCTCCATCGCCCGGCTGACCGCGTCCTGGGCGCCCGTGGCTCAGAGCTACTGAGCTGAAAACAGGAAGTCGAGactaaagacacaaataaaaagtcGTGGAGAAGATGGAGACCTGTGAGGATCTCTTCTCGCTCCCGTTTGTGAACACAGAGcctctcatttaaaaaaaggtgtaaaGTTCATGTTCAAAGACAGAACTCGAAAGACGACTGCCGGTTAATTCCATCATCGTTACAATAATGTCCAAACTGAAGTCTTGTCTTGTCGACACACAAAGATATCGACTCCAACGAGatacaaaacaggaaacaatgaTGTCCGCTGCATGGTCAGAAGTCCTTCTCTGCTCTTAGTAACCCCCAACATGCTTATTACACCTTTCTTTAAACGCTCCCCACAACCAAACTCACCTGATCCTTCgtatctttgtttttattcttaaataTATAAGACGAGAAAAATAAATTGGTTCTGCtaacataaatgtgtatatgtgtgtaaatagaATAAATTAACGTCCAGTGTTTTCCatataaatgttttctgattGCAATAAATGTTCCACGATcggacccccccccccgcacaaACAAGTGTACATAACTATCTATTTGTATTTGGACTCACTGTGagttttatttatgtcatttaataataaattaaaagtgtttgttttctcaaagAAGAGTTTCAATTCGTCTGTTTGGTTTCTCgacttttactttaaacactTTCACACCAAAGTCCCAAAATgtgtgaggtcaaaggtcagacgAGGGCCGCCGAGGTTTaatcaagaagaaaaacatcGGTAACATTTCTTATATTCTCATTTTGAAGCCACGAGTTTAGAGTCGAGGTGAAACTCGTACATCAAACCTCAAATCGTTTTTGGCCCCACATGACGAGCTTTCTTTAAATAACGGCGTCCGCACGGCCTCGCTAAGTGAACGCGGCTCCTCTGACATGTAATTGAAACGACGAGCTGATGGAGAAGTGTCCGCTTTAAGGAATCCATCGGGGTCCTTTTCCATCACCGGCACCCTTTTGTTACAATCTGCGTTATGGTGCGACATACGGCTAACACGTTCAGATCTGCGTGTGAGGAAAGGTACTGAATACGACCCAGAATGCAACACCTGGGGTTGAATGTAATAAACTCAGATGTGAACATTAGCACAAGATAAAGTCAGAAAACTAACCAACACGACTTTAAACACTTTGTATGTACTTACTTTTATGTAACACTGTTTAATTGTTTAACATGTGCACCTGTAGTGTTTTACCAGAATGTATAATAACATACTCGTTATTGTAAAAGtagaatttaacattttattttgtttaattatctatttatctttgaaaatgtttagacaatttatttaatttgggtTATAATAAAGTCATTCTTAGTATGTTCTAGATCTATAAACCATAATAGATACAACTGTTTATCATTAttacagaagaagacaaaactaaaaacacatcaaattaaataaaaatctgcATTTGCACGACTAAGTTCAtatgagaagaaagaaatattattattattattaatattaattatatattaaccTTATAGATACAGCTGGcggaaaaaacaataataaaacatttaaatacgaTTACCAAAACAAACCacttatgaataaatatatttaaaactaaactaaaaaaacaaattaaataaaaaatctatttGCAGTACTACGCTGAATTgacaagagaaaagaaaatatatatatatatatattataattgtattatctATTAACCATAAAGATACAGCTGGAAAATAAGACTTACAAAAAGGGAAAattgtaaatacaaatactacGCTGAATTGACAGGCGAgaaaaattattatattatatttatattatatattaaccACATCGATACAGCTGGctaaagaaacaagaaaaacaataggAAAAATTGTAAGTACGATTGTATAAGTAACCAAAAACAAACCACttgtgaataaatatatttattatcacagaagaaaactaaactaaaaccacatcaaattaaatgtaaaaataaatgtgcgcTGGCAGGACGAcgctgaaagagaaaaaaacatgtaaaatatacagtaacagtattaTACACACCTGGTGGCTTCATGCACTCATGATGTCAGGGGTGTGATGTGTGAGTCAGGCACGCAGAGGCTCGGCCCCTCAGCAGTGATGGAGTGGTCCTCACCGAGGTGCAAATGAAGGCGGGAGGGTCACGGGGCCACGGGCAAACAGTAATGAAGCAGCAATGTGACCTGCAGCTGGCGGGCCAAGGAAAAACTCCACTTTACTGCGTCTCCAAATGCAGGATTTATTAAAACCATGTACGTTAATACAAATCTCACCGAACAGACGCACAAGTACTCGTTAAGCTACTATTACTAAACctcttttataattattatccgAGGGGCGTTGACGcttaagcagcattttaatgctACGTGATCCGATATGAAGCTGTACAAGTAGCACGTTTATTTTTAGGACATTTATCGTATCGTGTACGTTTTCCGCGTGTCTTTTAACGCCCCGTTCTCATTCCCAACTTGTCACATATGCAGTTTTTAAACACGTTAACGTTGTGATTTCTAACAACACTATTTAGTTTGTTACGCAAAATAAGTTACGTACGTAAGTTAAGTAGTCAACGTAAACCGTCACATACGGACACacggttgcagttttaaacacgttaACGTCGTGATTTCTAACAACACTATTTAGTTTGTTACGCAAAATAAGTTACGTACGTAAGTTAAGTAGTCAACGTAAACCGTCACATACGGACACACGgatgcagttttaaacacgcgGTTAACGTCGTGAATTCTAACAACACTATTTAGTTTGTTACGCAAAATAAGTTGCGTACGTAAGTTAAGTAGTCAACGTAAACtgtcacatacatacacacggtTGCAGTTTTTAAACACGTTAACGTCGTGATTTCTAAGaacactatttattttgttacgCAAAATAAGTTACGTACGTAAGTTAAGTAGTCAACGTAAACCGTCACATACGAACACACGGTTGCAGTTTTTAACACGTTAACGTCGTGATTTCTAAGaacactatttattttgtcaCGCAAAATAAGTTGCGTACGTAAGTTAAGTAATCAACGTAAACCGTCACATACGGACGCACGgatgcagttttaaacacgtggttaacgttgtgaattcaaACTAAACTACTTATGTTTACGCAAAAAAACTCATTGGTTAGTTTTAGGAAAAGATCGGGGTTCTAGATGAAATAAAGTTTGTCTATTGCGTAAATTAAATTACGTAAGTAAGTCAAGCAGTCAAcagtttcacacgggacacaaacgtTCTCCTCGGTGAAAGTCCGGTGTTTACGTCATCCAACATCCGGAACACCGTTTAATATTACGATGTGAAAAAAGGGCGTCGTAACAACACGAACATTAGCGTATTATTCATCACGCTGTTTGTTCATACCAGGCTGTTTAAAGTTGTAGTTGAGGAGGAGGTCACTCGACCTACTCGGCTACTTTAAAATAGTAAAACCATTATATAGATCGTATGTTCTGCATGAATGCTAAATTAGCTACTTAACTTTAGTAGCGACGTAGCAGCGTAACGTaactgctgctgagcaggtcgtGTTTATCAGGGTTTCACAGCCATTTGATCcgttattaaaataacaaaactcaTCGGTGACGTCAGACTCAGAAAGAATCTGGAgtcagaaagaaaacactttttattataaCTACAGTTATAGAATGACTTTAGTATGTTCAGGAAACAACAGGCACAAATAAaagactgactgtgtgtgtgtgtgtgtgtgtgtgtgtgtgtgtgtgcgtgtgcgtgtgtgtgtgtgtacctgtttaTGAGCACTTGTCCAGACTTGGTGGGGAGGATGTTTGCTGATGGTCTTTGCTCAGTCTGGAGCGATAAACAGATCCTGCTGGGCACAGAGCCCTCtcacttactgtgtgtgtgtgtgtgtgtgtgtgtgtgtgtgtgtgtgtgtgtgtgtgtgtgtgtgtgtgtgtgtgtgtgtgtgtgtgagctcactGAAGCCTTTTGTTCTCCAAAGATGGCTGATCTGCTCAGCACACCGCAGCCTGCAGCCTGTGTTGGCCTTCACTAATTGACAATTGGAGTTTGACTTTGCACACCGCCCTGCTCTCCACCCCTGGAAGTGTGTGTTCCAAATACGCTTTGCAGAGTGTGTCCGGCACCCAGGTGTTGAAGGACGGAGCACTCTCAACAACAGATGCAGATGTCGGGCACTTATTGTGGCTGCAGTTATTAGCTTTAAGGCCCTGACACACCAAGCCGACATAAAAGTACGAGTGGCTTTGTCTTTGCCAAAAGGTCGCACTTGAACACATCGCAGCGACCAATAAGCACGAACGTACTGCGGCTGCGTGAGTGGCAACAACTCTCCACAACAAGGCCGACAGACGCTCAGCGACAGCCAGACATTAACCGACGGCCGAGATCTTGGTGTGTCACGACCTTTGGGTGGAGCAGAAGGGTGGTGTCGGGTAAAacacaccaaaaacacaaaaagaatatCAGGAGTGGAGACAGTGGAACTGACTGAGGCTTTTGGaggtaaaacattttctgagaaaaagatgaaaagtgCAAAATTTATGAGAAGAAACGTATAAAATCTGAaattaaagtcacaaatgtTCGTAAAAAGAACATCAGAGCTTCACTTCGTCAGGTTGGATCATCACATACGGTTTTCTTACTTCTTTATCAGATTATATGATTTAATAATCTCCACGTTTATCCTTGTAAATGTACGACTTTAATCTGGGAAGTTCTGCGTTTGTTCTCAGAATATAACCCCGTTAGCTCcatattgatttatttcaaTGGTTCTAATACGCCACTTCTAAATCTGACAGATGAGGAAGATGCCAGTGTCTCATCTTTGTCCTGGAGTCCCCTCACGTATCCCTCCTCACGTATCCCTCCTCACGTATCCCTCCTCCACTTCCAGGAATAAGCCACCGAGCAGCCTCATGGAAGAAGACAGAAGGGCGAAGCGGCCTCCGCAAATACCACGATTATGATGGCGAGTCACATTGCGCAAGAACCTTGCGGGTTGATTTACGAGAGGCCGCTGCCAAAAAACAAGTTGTCAAGTCTGGAACAGCGAGTCAGCGCAGCGGCGGGGAGGTGTGTTTGCAGACCGCCCCCTCGTCCGCCCCAAAACCCCAACCCCGtctgatgtctgtgtgtcttcgtTAATGAAGAAATTCTGGTACCTTGGTGAGACATTGCTCTCAGCTGAGCAGACTCTGCCTCCTCTGTGCCCTCAACCCCTGCACCGTCACACGGCCGCCCCACATCCCGCAGCCCCGTCGGGCCTCTGGCTTCACCTCCCTCGCCGTGAAAGGAGCTACTGGAAGCCGAGATGCTACATTGATCCACAATCTGCAGCTCAATCATTGTGTTTTTAGCATCTTCTGCCACCAAAGTGTTTCAGTACGCTGAGAACAAGCACACGCGACTTGAGGCTGAAGCTTTACACGAGAAAACGTCCCaaaactaaccctaaccctaaccctacttTTACTTCTGATGATGAAGGTTTGGAATTCAGGACTTTAACTTATAATGGAGTCATTTCCACTTTCCTCTTGAACACATTGAGAATCCAGCGTGCTCCCAGTGCAGCCTTATTGTCCCGATGCGACAGATGTCCGAGGAGTGTTTTTGAACTACATGAGCAATTTCACACATTAGGAGGAGTCGCTAGCCGTCATAAGCTAATGCATGTTCCCTCCAGTCTCTCACCGTGCTGACAGGACCGTCCAGCTAGCTGTGCACGGTCACACCAGCAGAAAAGACTTGTAAGCAAACTGGTCCTCACTGAAGTTACATTTAGCAGCGCTGCATGATATCCAGTGTGGTCTGAGTGAGAAAGCGTGTCTTTCACTCATTGGTAGCAGCGTGCTGATTGTCCCCAGAGGTCAGGCGGCATGTTAACCCCCGTGCATTCACACAGATGAGCTTTTATAAAGAGGGAATCACAGCTGCACCTTCCAGTCACACACGTTTACTGCAGCTTTCATCCTTGTATTTTACACCCGtcttattctgtttttaattatattaaaaattattttataatgttgtttttgcacAAAGTCTTgaagcttttaatgtttttttttttataaaacactttgaaatgtaCCGAATAGCTTCATTCATAATATTCtaattgtaactcaacattcgAAAACTGCACgttttatttttgaacattCATCATTTAAACCTCGTacttctgcagcagcaggttcatTATTAAACTATCTGTAGAATGTGATTCCAGTGGTGCTGCGTACGATTGTTCCCGACTTGTAGGATCCAAATATTTCCAATAATTCCATTTTACAGATTAAAGATTGAAAACGATCACGTTTTTATGTCTGAAATCTAACAgcaatataaattatatttatacaaccatatatgtatttatgttgacaAACTGATGAGTTATAATCATTAAAGAAATCCAATAAATCACTTTAAATCAAATCGAggattttgttttatgtattttttgagGGTGagaacattaaaatataataaagctGGCGGAGTCCGCCATTTAACTTCACACACGTAGAGCTTTAATGTGGATTTATTCCCCACATTTGAATAATTCCTAGTGTTTCATGagtttattattcttattttagcTTCATATTAATGATTTCTGGAAGATAACATTACAGGGAAAAGTTATTTTAGTTGTTAAACCTTCCGATTGACTTCCTGCTTCTGTGCAGGTGATCACTTCACTGTACTCGTCTCATCCTCCACATCTCAGGTCACATTATAGAAATGTGATAAATACAAGCACCTTGACTCAACTCAAAACTTTCCACTAGATTTAAAGCGTCAGAGTGGAAGAACTATAAACAGGATAAACCTCCAAAAGCACTTTGTAAGGAAACACCGCCCCCTAGTGGTTCAGGGCGGGAACTGTTTCCAACGTTTCATTGACGTATTAGAAGTTAAAAATATCTTTACACCAAAAAAGTTTACACATGTGTGTCGTCCACATCTGGACTTCCTGTATTATGTGATTAACCTGCAGTGACTTCTCTGCGTCTCACTGTGGGCCAGAAGCCTTTGGATGGGATTCAAACACAACATGGAGTTCAGGGACTAGAGATAAATAGAAATCACCCTCAAGGTTGTGAACTTCCAGTAACAAATGTGCAAAGagtgaagaaagaagaaacagcTTTCATCCTGACATTCAAATATATTCCAtttccttttaaatgtgtttatttataaaatccagaaacatctttaaatattgAGACGACATGCAAAGGGAGAACGCGGGCGTTTCAGTCACCGGCCTTGTAATCGtgacaacaaaaacacttgCTATGCACTTAAGAGACACGTTAAGTCAACAAAACCACGGAGAGTGGCGTCCGGACATGACGCACATGAAGCCTGATGTGGATTCACGGCCGAGTCTCAGCTGAACTTTGCTTTAGAGAAGTCCATCTCCGGGTGCTGAGACATGAACCTGCAGGGAGAAGGTGTGCGAGtgagaaacaacaaaacactggATGTCACTTTGTGAGATTATTTTTGACTGTTTGACAGATTCTGGTGCACGTCACATCTTTTCTCCCCACATGGGTCCATTTGTTTACGTAA
This region of Cottoperca gobio chromosome 11, fCotGob3.1, whole genome shotgun sequence genomic DNA includes:
- the tbxta gene encoding T-box transcription factor T-A, with product MTSSNTDQRLEHLLSAVESEFQKGSEKGDASERDIKLSLDDADLWNKFKELTNEMIVTKTGRRMFPVLRASVSGLDPNAMYSVLLDFVAADNNRWKYVNGEWVPGGKPEPQSPSCVYIHPDSPNFGAHWMKAPVSFSKVKLSNKLNGGGQIMLNSLHKYEPRIHIVKVGGIQKMISSQSFPETQFIAVTAYQNEEITALKIKHNPFAKAFLDAKERSDHKDISDHSADSQQSGYSQLGGWFLPGQSPICPSSSPPQFSGTAGHSSGSYCERYSSLRSHRAAPYQSHYPHRTSSTNNYMDNTSGSLPSHDSWSALQIPNSTGMGTLSHSSGSTSNSSQYPSLWSVAGTTLTPSGSASGSIPGGLTSQFLRGSSYTGLTSSLPVSSPSSMYDPSLSDVGVGEAQFESSIARLTASWAPVAQSY